Part of the Neorhodopirellula lusitana genome is shown below.
GGGATCTCACTGTTCATCTTCATGATGGCCAATGTGGTTGCCAGCACACCGGAGATTCAGCGGGAACAGGGGCCGGAACTTGGCCCTGGTTACGCGTTGATGAATATGTTGCCGACGATTCCTGTGCGGCCGGTCAGTGAAGCGCTCGCGGGGGCCGAACCGCCGACCCTTGCGGAGCTTACACCAGCCGAACAACGACGGGCGGCGATCGCAAAGATCATTGCGATCATTGGTCAGTCGGCTGTCTTGATCGGTATCCTGTTGATTGGCAACCGACACTTTGGCAACCTGCGGTCCGGTGCCGGATGTGCGACCTTGTATCTTTTGATGCCTTACACAGCACAGATGACGGGACGGGTTGATCACGTCGTCCCCGCGGCTCTCATCTTGTGGGCGATTTTGATGTATCGCCGGCCGTTCTTCTCGGGACTGTTTGTGGGCGCTGCGGCCGGCCTAGTTTACTACCCGCTGTTCCTGTTGCCGCTTTGGTTCAGTTTCTATTGGCAGCGTGGCGCAAGGCGGTTCGCCGTCGGTGTGTTGTCGATCCTGTGTTTGTTGATGGTTCTGTTGGCCTTTGATGGGAACGAACCTTTCTTAGAACACTTGCGGCGGATGTTTGGATTGTTCTTCCCGACCCAAGATCCTCGCGGTATTTGGGAACTCGGTTGGAACCCGATTTGGCGACTGCCTGTGATCGTGGCGTTCGTCATCCTCAGTATTTTCCTGGCCATTTGGCCCGCACAAAAGAACCTCGGTATCTTGCTGAGTTGCTCGTCCGGCCTGATGATCGCGGCTCAGTTTTGGCACGGTTACGGTGGCGGGCTTTACATGGGTTGGTTCTTACCACTGTTGTTGTTGACGATTTTCCGACCCAATCTCCAAGATCGCATTGCGTTGAAGGTGGTCCATGCCCATGGCAGGGCCGCAGCACGCCCGATCATTCAACCCGATACAGCCTGACACGGATGTCTCAAAATTCTTCCAGTAGCACGTCGTCCTGTGAAGCGGCTCGTGCCCGCTATACCGATCATCTAGCCGGTATCGATGCGGAACTGCAGACCCATCAGGCCACCGATAGCCGCATGGGCACATTGCGTGTCGGTTTGTTCTTTCTGTTCGTGATCGGGCTTGGTTTCGCACTGTCGACTCAGCAGCCGTTCTGGGCTGCGATCGCTGGTGGTGGTTTCCTGGCGTTCTTGGTGGTCGTCGTTCGCAACGAGACGGTTCGAGAGAAGGTCGAGGTGCTGCAGAACCGCTCGCGTACTTTACGGCGTTTGTCTCGTCGTTTGGATCGAGATTGGAAATCGTTGTCATCCGATTCGATCGGCGCGTCCACTTCGCCGCAGTCTGAAAACTCCATTTTGCAGCTGGATGATCGGCAAAAGGCACTCGCGGGAGATCTCGATCTGCTTGGCGACTCGTCGCTGTTCCAGTTTGTGTCGATGGCGGCAACGACACCGGGAAGGCGAACGCTGGCGGATTGGCTAACACAGCCTGTTTTGGCTGCGGTCGCGAAACAGCGGCATGCTGCCGTCACCGCTCTGGCACCGGCTCGAGATGAACGTATTCGGTTTTACACGCTCGCTCGTGATGTCGGCAGTTCGACCGGCGATCCCGATTCTTTTGTGGACTGGGCCAGTAGTGAGTCTTGGTTGCCAGCGCGACGATGGTTGTTGACTTGGGGCCGCCTTACCGCCGTGGTGGCCGTGGCCGCCATTTTAGGACTGGTATTTGCCACGCTTAGCCAAGACCGTGACCTGACCCGAATCACATTCTTCGCGTTGATTGCGATCGCAGTCGTCAATCTGTCGCTGGCCGCGATGATGCTGGGGCCGGTGGCTCAAATCTTTAGCGTTGCGATCGCTTCACGTAGCAGTGTAGACGACTACGCTGAGCTTTTTGATGCGGCGCGGCTTCTTCCAGAAAACAGCCTGGCTTCATTGGATGCTGGTCATGAGTTACCAGTTGGTGAGCCGAAAGCCGATGTTGGTTCAAGCATCCGGTCGTGTTTGCTTGGTTCCGATAGCGACCAAAAGGATTCCGCGAGTAAGGCGATGCGGGAGCTTGCAGGGATTGCCAAGGCAGCAACTTTGAAACACTCCGCTGCCACGTTTTTGCTGTACCTGCCGCTGCAAGCGTTTGGGTTATGGGACGTGGAAGTTTTGCGCCGGCTCGAAGATTGGAAGCAACGCCACGGTGACCAAGCTCAACGCTGGTTTCAGGCGTTGGGTGAACTGGAGGCGTTGTTGTCGTTGGCCGCTGTTCGCGATGAGTATCCTGATTGGGTGTCACCGCAGTGGCTGAGTTCCAGCGATGCTGACTCCACACTTGTTTGTGAAGGCTTGGGGCATCCCTTGTTGCCTGATTCGGCTCGAGTTTGCAACGATGTTTCCATTGGCCCAACCGGTACGTTGCTATTGGTCACGGGAAGCAATATGTCAGGCAAGAGTACGATGCTTCGTAGTCTGGGGCTGAACGTTTCACTTGCGATGGCGGGCGGCCCGGTTTGTTGTCGTGCCATGCAGCTTCCACCGGTTGAAATGGCAACGAGCATCCGGGTCAGCGATGATCTTAGCCAAGGCGTTTCGTTCTACATGGCAGAGCTGAATCGCTTGGCAGCTGTCGTGCAGCATGCCCGAGAATTGGCTGCCAAACCGGACCGACGGTTGCTGTTCCTGCTGGATGAAATCCTACAAGGAACGAACAGTCGGGAACGACAAATCGCCGTCACTCGCGTGCTGGGAATGTTGATCGACAATGGAGCCATTGGTGCGATCACAACGCATGATCTCGAGTTGGCCGATGAGCCCGAGTTGTTAAAAGTTGCCAACACTGTTCATTTCCGTGAAACCATCACGCCCGATGCGAGCGGTGATGAACGGATGACTTTTGACTATAAGATGCGAACAGGGGTTTCACCCACCACCAACGCGTTGCGTCTATTGGAAATGGTTGGTTTGGGAGAAGAGAAGTCCTAGGGGGGTGGTTGAACCTACTTTGGATTCCAAACGTATTTATCTTGACATAAGGTAACGAAGCAACTAACTCTGGATTTCAGGTCTTTTGAAACAAAGCGACTAAAGGAGCTTTTAACATGCCTGAACAAGAACCAAACAAGCGTTCCACCTTGGATCGTTTTCTAAGCGGTCTCTCGGAATACATCTTCCAATCCAAGCTCGGCATCGCCGATGTTCAGCTAATCGAATATGTCAGCGGGCTGATGATTCGGTTCACTCGTGTGGACGCCATCCAGCGTGTTCGCCGCGATGACGGACTTCCAGCAACGGAAGTGTTTCAGATGCTTTGCGAAGCAGAACGCCGGATTGGAACCGCCCGCCGAGAAGTGCATCGTCACATCGGCGATGTGACTTTGTTTTGGTCCGGCATGTTTCCGGAAAGTGTTCGAGGCAACGCACCGGGATCTCCCGATCAGTTGCTGGATTATTTCCACCATGGCAAGCGTTCGTACAAGATCGCCTCCACGATCCAAGCCGAAGCGGATCGGCCGCCGTGTGATTTGCTGGATCGACTGAGCGACCAGTTCGAACTTTGTGCCTACGGATTGCGAGAAATCCGCCGTGAGTGGGAAGAGTCGGACCCGAGCGATCATCTGTTGATCACGTAGGCTAGCTTCGTCGCTGTGATGCGGATGGAGTCATCGCATGATTGCGGAAAGAGGCGGTTCCGCATCACGTTGGTGTAATTGATGATGTCTTCGCAACGGATGCCTTTTACAATGGTGGAATGCAAAATCCTTATACCGCACCCGTGACGACATCGAATGATGATGACCTGGCACGACCCACGCACGTTGCCAGTTCTCTGTTGGAGATTGCACGTCGAACTTTTCTTGCATGGGAAAAGCTGCGTCTTGTCTTTATCGTAATCCTCGGCTTGTTGGTTATCGTTGTTGCTGGGCCAAACCTCAGGCAAGCGAAGACCCTCGTGCTGATTATCGAAGGCGCCGTCGTAGCCAACGTGTGCTATTTTGCGGGACCGATTGTGGAGTCGTATGCGAGATGGCTTGGCTACCAAGGGAAGTGGTTGCGCCGCGTCTTGTTCACGTTAGGAACAATTTTAGTAATGCTGCTTGCGATCGCCTCTTTGACCGGGTTGCTACTGCCCAACCCGGGTTGAATATCCAGCATGTGCGTGCTTTAGAGCATTCTGTGTTGTCTGGCACACCGTGTAGTCTGGCGCACCGTGTTGTCTGGCACACCGTGTAGTCTGACGCACCGTGTACGCCGGTTAGCCTAGCTCCAGTCGCACAAGGCGTTAACGTAGTCCGAGCCACCGTCGCGATTCCAGCCATCGAGTTGCGAGGGTTCTTTCAGTTGTTGACCTCGTCGCATGGGTGTCACGATGAAACGACTATCGATATCCGAAAGAGCCGACATGTCGCCCC
Proteins encoded:
- a CDS encoding MutS family DNA mismatch repair protein, with protein sequence MSQNSSSSTSSCEAARARYTDHLAGIDAELQTHQATDSRMGTLRVGLFFLFVIGLGFALSTQQPFWAAIAGGGFLAFLVVVVRNETVREKVEVLQNRSRTLRRLSRRLDRDWKSLSSDSIGASTSPQSENSILQLDDRQKALAGDLDLLGDSSLFQFVSMAATTPGRRTLADWLTQPVLAAVAKQRHAAVTALAPARDERIRFYTLARDVGSSTGDPDSFVDWASSESWLPARRWLLTWGRLTAVVAVAAILGLVFATLSQDRDLTRITFFALIAIAVVNLSLAAMMLGPVAQIFSVAIASRSSVDDYAELFDAARLLPENSLASLDAGHELPVGEPKADVGSSIRSCLLGSDSDQKDSASKAMRELAGIAKAATLKHSAATFLLYLPLQAFGLWDVEVLRRLEDWKQRHGDQAQRWFQALGELEALLSLAAVRDEYPDWVSPQWLSSSDADSTLVCEGLGHPLLPDSARVCNDVSIGPTGTLLLVTGSNMSGKSTMLRSLGLNVSLAMAGGPVCCRAMQLPPVEMATSIRVSDDLSQGVSFYMAELNRLAAVVQHARELAAKPDRRLLFLLDEILQGTNSRERQIAVTRVLGMLIDNGAIGAITTHDLELADEPELLKVANTVHFRETITPDASGDERMTFDYKMRTGVSPTTNALRLLEMVGLGEEKS